In Acidianus brierleyi, one genomic interval encodes:
- a CDS encoding GH116 family glycosyl hydrolase → MVFYTWKDDIKAGVPLGGIGTGKIEINNKGKLVNLTIFGNMGSPIEETRGFHIFILPKDAKPFFLEKNLTIYGMEKYESELTYEGRYPFMYLKGKKDKVTAELQGFSPIIPKNLRDSNLPAAGFKIKINGSKEGIVAISFPNIVGSNQIGRINEKVKGGITFKNNHLLDFDPKKGEISLLSDIKGTKVIPQYNINVKPEIALSSFVWKNRYETNEPWNYIINGKDFQEEEHEVTGFWDDPAGILILPYEENEVKFVISWYATGKWIQYPYGYNYHKNFSNSLEVGEYFLKEFDRLMKETFSIEKSIPDWLKDAIINSSYILSSSTILDDKGRFGIYEAPEVCPCVSTIAALCYEGGSLPVVMFFPEIEKEYLNYLGSKMRNDGYVPHDLGLYSLDLPIDGTTSPPKWKDTNPTFILLIYRYYKFTGDINFLKEMYSKLLKAFNWELEQDKDGDGVPETEGAGDTGFDTTPIKGIDSYTTSLYIASILAMKEIASILNDKDTQEKMKDLLEKSRKVYSSLFNGKYFIAWRNEKEEKDFLFMGQLFGEWWAEILGLEKIIEEEKISSALKYLLNINGQASEYCTPNMVKENGEIVNMGPQSYSSWPRLVFAIGWLGYKRDKKWLDVVKKEWDNLVKNGLVWNQPSRINSKNGKPEPDRYLDHYIGNASIWSFLF, encoded by the coding sequence ATGGTATTTTATACTTGGAAAGACGACATAAAGGCAGGAGTTCCTCTAGGAGGAATAGGAACAGGGAAAATAGAAATTAATAATAAAGGGAAACTCGTAAATCTCACTATCTTTGGAAATATGGGAAGTCCAATTGAAGAAACTAGAGGCTTCCACATATTTATTTTACCGAAGGATGCAAAACCTTTCTTCCTAGAAAAGAATTTAACAATTTATGGAATGGAAAAGTATGAAAGTGAATTAACCTATGAGGGAAGATATCCTTTTATGTATTTAAAAGGAAAAAAAGATAAGGTAACTGCTGAACTACAAGGATTCTCTCCAATTATACCTAAAAATCTTAGAGATTCTAATCTTCCTGCAGCAGGATTTAAAATTAAGATTAATGGAAGCAAAGAAGGCATAGTAGCAATATCTTTTCCTAATATTGTAGGAAGTAATCAAATAGGGAGAATAAATGAAAAGGTAAAAGGAGGAATAACTTTTAAGAATAATCATTTGCTTGATTTCGATCCGAAAAAGGGGGAAATATCCCTCTTATCTGATATAAAAGGTACCAAAGTTATACCTCAATATAATATAAATGTTAAACCAGAAATTGCATTAAGTAGTTTTGTCTGGAAAAATAGATATGAAACGAATGAGCCTTGGAATTATATAATAAATGGAAAAGATTTTCAAGAGGAGGAGCATGAAGTCACTGGTTTCTGGGACGATCCTGCTGGAATATTAATACTGCCATATGAGGAAAACGAGGTGAAATTTGTAATAAGCTGGTATGCTACCGGTAAATGGATACAATATCCATATGGATACAATTACCATAAAAATTTCTCTAATTCCCTTGAAGTGGGAGAGTATTTTTTAAAAGAATTTGATAGGTTAATGAAAGAAACGTTTTCTATAGAAAAAAGTATTCCAGACTGGCTCAAGGACGCAATTATCAATAGTTCATATATTCTTAGCAGTAGTACTATACTTGATGATAAGGGTAGATTCGGCATTTATGAGGCACCAGAAGTTTGTCCTTGCGTGAGTACAATAGCAGCGTTATGTTATGAAGGTGGATCATTACCAGTTGTTATGTTTTTCCCAGAAATAGAGAAAGAATATCTAAATTATCTTGGAAGTAAAATGAGAAATGATGGATATGTACCTCATGATTTAGGGCTCTATTCTCTAGATCTTCCAATTGATGGAACAACTTCACCACCTAAATGGAAGGATACTAATCCAACGTTTATTCTTCTTATATATAGATATTATAAATTTACTGGAGATATTAATTTTCTTAAAGAAATGTACTCAAAACTTTTGAAAGCTTTCAATTGGGAGTTAGAACAAGATAAGGATGGTGATGGAGTTCCTGAAACTGAAGGTGCTGGTGATACCGGGTTTGATACTACTCCGATAAAAGGAATTGATAGTTATACTACTTCGCTTTATATAGCTTCAATATTGGCAATGAAGGAAATCGCCTCAATTTTAAACGATAAAGATACTCAAGAAAAAATGAAAGATCTCCTCGAGAAATCCAGGAAAGTTTACTCCTCATTATTTAATGGAAAATATTTTATAGCATGGAGGAATGAGAAGGAAGAAAAAGATTTCCTTTTCATGGGTCAGTTATTCGGAGAATGGTGGGCAGAAATCTTAGGTCTAGAGAAAATAATAGAAGAAGAAAAGATTTCTTCAGCTTTGAAATATCTTTTAAATATAAACGGTCAAGCATCTGAGTACTGTACTCCTAATATGGTGAAGGAAAATGGTGAGATCGTAAACATGGGACCTCAAAGTTACTCTTCGTGGCCTAGATTAGTTTTTGCTATAGGTTGGTTAGGATATAAAAGAGATAAAAAATGGCTAGACGTGGTTAAAAAGGAATGGGATAATCTGGTAAAAAACGGCTTAGTATGGAATCAACCATCTAGGATAAATAGTAAAAATGGAAAACCGGAACCAGATAGATATTTGGATCATTATATAGGAAACGCATCTATCTGGTCTTTTCTTTTTTAA
- a CDS encoding helix-turn-helix domain-containing protein, which yields MSKVEFPDGRQVEIHKLIGFIYGLCESETNILHLLLTSGEKLSEEDIALRLNLARTSINKPINALLSKNLVKREKQCEGKVRKPKYVYYTDKVEIYNKIIQDLEDIIKKYEEAYKVHVHKV from the coding sequence ATGAGTAAAGTAGAGTTCCCAGATGGGAGACAAGTTGAAATACATAAGTTAATTGGTTTTATTTATGGTCTTTGTGAGAGTGAAACAAATATTCTTCATCTTCTTCTTACTTCAGGAGAAAAATTGTCTGAAGAAGATATAGCACTAAGATTAAACTTAGCTAGAACTTCAATAAACAAACCTATAAATGCCCTTTTATCGAAAAATCTAGTGAAAAGAGAAAAACAATGTGAAGGAAAAGTAAGAAAACCGAAATATGTATACTATACTGACAAAGTCGAGATTTATAACAAGATAATTCAAGATCTTGAGGATATTATAAAGAAATATGAGGAAGCATATAAAGTACATGTTCATAAGGTTTAA
- a CDS encoding glycosyltransferase family 4 protein: protein MMETIYPQRGGIHEQVYLLLRELKKYEDAEIIAYSKRNVEEKGKSLLWLREMSPFFIDRIIKGKYDVLVSETAWAILPTLISSKLSKADCILHLHSIESKQDVGLGMFGRNIIRFLESFSDYCNTILVPSENDAKLLKKKAIIFPNIIDTDAFNEKPQDLKKPAVVFVGGMGYPPNREAAEFLIRVSKRVQEMGRNVNFYLVGPSPPQVSPPIYATGYVRSTIPYILGADICVAPLKRGGGVKLKVLEYMGSGKPIIATKKAVEGIEKINYVNAETEEDFATAIINILEDKTNINFEENKEIVMNNHSPKSAVQKFLEVIKK from the coding sequence ATGATGGAAACAATTTATCCTCAAAGAGGAGGAATTCACGAGCAAGTTTATTTGTTATTGAGAGAACTTAAAAAGTACGAAGATGCAGAAATAATTGCATATTCTAAAAGAAACGTGGAAGAAAAAGGAAAATCGTTATTGTGGTTAAGGGAGATGTCTCCCTTTTTTATAGATAGAATTATAAAAGGAAAATATGATGTATTAGTTTCTGAAACAGCATGGGCAATTTTACCTACATTAATTTCGAGTAAGTTATCTAAAGCAGATTGCATTCTTCATCTACATTCAATAGAATCGAAGCAAGATGTTGGATTAGGAATGTTTGGAAGAAATATAATTAGATTTTTAGAAAGTTTCTCAGATTATTGTAATACAATATTAGTACCTTCAGAAAATGACGCTAAGCTTCTTAAAAAGAAAGCAATAATTTTTCCAAATATTATAGATACAGACGCCTTTAATGAAAAACCTCAAGATCTAAAAAAGCCAGCGGTAGTTTTTGTCGGAGGAATGGGTTATCCACCTAATAGGGAAGCTGCAGAATTTTTAATAAGAGTGTCCAAAAGAGTTCAAGAAATGGGCAGGAACGTTAATTTTTACCTGGTTGGCCCATCTCCTCCTCAAGTTAGTCCTCCTATTTACGCTACAGGCTACGTTAGATCCACAATCCCATATATTTTGGGTGCAGATATTTGTGTGGCTCCTCTTAAGAGAGGAGGAGGTGTAAAATTAAAAGTTCTTGAATATATGGGTTCTGGAAAACCTATTATAGCTACTAAAAAAGCTGTAGAAGGAATTGAAAAAATTAATTACGTAAATGCTGAAACTGAAGAAGATTTTGCAACTGCTATAATAAATATATTAGAGGATAAGACTAATATTAATTTTGAAGAAAATAAAGAAATAGTAATGAATAATCACAGTCCTAAATCTGCAGTTCAAAAATTTTTGGAAGTTATAAAGAAATGA